The Alphaproteobacteria bacterium genome contains a region encoding:
- a CDS encoding BA14K family protein — protein MAAPPPPPGYGPAPGYAPAPGYGPPAAAAADDDEVEYIQPGARAASADAIEACAQRFRSYDRRTMTFLSTDGTRKPCPSR, from the coding sequence GTGGCTGCGCCTCCTCCGCCCCCCGGCTATGGCCCCGCGCCGGGCTATGCACCCGCCCCTGGCTATGGCCCGCCTGCAGCCGCGGCAGCTGATGACGACGAGGTCGAATACATCCAGCCCGGTGCACGCGCGGCAAGCGCCGATGCGATCGAGGCCTGCGCGCAGCGCTTCCGCTCCTACGATCGCCGCACGATGACGTTCCTGTCGACCGACGGTACCCGCAAGCCCTGCCCGTCACGGTGA
- a CDS encoding Kazal-type serine protease inhibitor domain-containing protein, producing MFKLSRAVLAVAVFAFALVAVTQSASAQFKPGQCGGFFGKICTDPNQYCSFKSQCGFGDVMGQCMTKPARCPKIRMPVCGCNGTTYANDCLRRQAGTSLRSRGACG from the coding sequence ATGTTCAAGTTGTCGCGCGCGGTTCTCGCGGTCGCCGTGTTTGCGTTTGCTCTCGTTGCAGTGACGCAGAGCGCCTCGGCGCAATTCAAGCCCGGCCAGTGCGGCGGCTTCTTCGGCAAAATCTGTACTGACCCGAACCAATATTGCTCGTTCAAATCCCAGTGCGGTTTCGGGGACGTGATGGGCCAATGCATGACCAAGCCAGCCCGATGCCCGAAAATCCGCATGCCGGTGTGCGGCTGCAACGGCACGACCTACGCCAACGATTGCCTGCGCCGGCAAGCCGGTACATCGCTGCGGTCGCGCGGCGCCTGCGGCTAA
- a CDS encoding aldo/keto reductase has protein sequence MTALPTRPLGRTGLNVSILGLGCAPLGDLYDLLDDDVALDTVAAAANTGVTLFDVAPLYGRGLAEHRLGTVLKRLPRDSFALSTKVGRRLMPAPGGPTTKTRAKGGLSFDVVFDYSYDGTMRALEQSLHRLALPSVDIALIHDVDVWTHGDAMEERFKEAMNGAYRALDELRRAGVVKAIGVGVNESAMCARFANEGDIDTVLLAGRYTLLEQPALADFLPLAVKKGIGVMLGGVFNSGILATGAVEGAKYNYRPAPPDILDRVRRIARVCAAHGVALPVAAMHFALGHPAVSSLVIGAVAPAEVTRNVAALTARVPAGLWAELRQEGLLDSGAPVPV, from the coding sequence ATGACGGCGCTGCCAACGCGTCCGCTCGGGCGAACCGGGCTCAACGTCAGCATCCTCGGGCTCGGCTGCGCGCCGCTGGGCGATCTCTACGACCTGCTCGACGACGACGTTGCGTTGGATACAGTCGCGGCGGCGGCGAACACCGGCGTCACGCTGTTCGACGTCGCACCGCTCTACGGCAGGGGATTGGCCGAGCACAGGCTCGGCACGGTTCTCAAGCGGCTGCCCCGCGACAGCTTCGCGCTCTCCACCAAGGTTGGACGGCGGCTGATGCCGGCACCCGGCGGGCCGACCACCAAGACCCGCGCCAAGGGCGGCCTCTCGTTCGATGTGGTGTTCGACTATTCCTACGACGGCACAATGCGCGCGCTCGAGCAGTCGCTGCACCGGCTCGCGCTGCCCTCGGTCGACATCGCGCTGATCCATGACGTCGATGTGTGGACCCACGGCGATGCCATGGAGGAGCGCTTCAAGGAAGCGATGAATGGCGCCTACCGCGCGCTCGACGAATTGCGGCGCGCGGGCGTGGTCAAAGCGATCGGCGTCGGCGTCAATGAGAGCGCGATGTGCGCTCGCTTCGCGAATGAGGGCGACATCGACACCGTACTGCTGGCGGGCCGCTACACTTTGCTGGAACAGCCGGCGCTCGCGGACTTCCTGCCGCTTGCGGTGAAGAAGGGCATCGGCGTGATGCTCGGTGGCGTGTTCAATTCCGGCATTCTGGCGACCGGCGCGGTCGAGGGCGCGAAATACAATTACCGGCCCGCGCCGCCCGATATTCTCGATCGCGTCAGGCGTATCGCGAGGGTCTGTGCCGCGCACGGCGTCGCCTTGCCGGTCGCCGCGATGCATTTCGCGCTTGGCCATCCGGCCGTGTCCTCGCTGGTCATCGGCGCGGTGGCGCCCGCCGAGGTGACGCGCAATGTCGCCGCGCTGACGGCGCGAGTGCCTGCCGGACTATGGGCGGAGCTGAGGCAGGAAGGGCTGCTCGATTCCGGTGCGCCGGTGCCAGTGTAA
- a CDS encoding HdeD family acid-resistance protein encodes MSTAPSPAAAPAGGLILPILAKYWWLILLRGIVAIIFGILAFVWPGITLLTLILFYGAFALADGVLALIHAIMGGNVGSRWWLALVGVAGIAAGLVTFLMPGLTAFVLLIFIACWAISLGIFQIIGAIRLRKEIDNEWLIGLSGALSVLFGVVLLVAPGAGALGLIWVIGSYAIVFGIMLVMEALKLKKLHTA; translated from the coding sequence ATGTCGACTGCGCCTTCACCTGCTGCCGCCCCCGCCGGGGGACTCATCCTGCCGATCCTCGCGAAATACTGGTGGCTCATCCTGCTGCGCGGGATCGTGGCGATCATCTTCGGCATTCTCGCTTTTGTCTGGCCGGGCATCACGCTGCTGACGCTTATTCTGTTCTACGGTGCCTTCGCGCTCGCCGACGGCGTCCTGGCGCTCATCCACGCCATCATGGGCGGGAATGTCGGCTCGCGCTGGTGGCTTGCGCTGGTCGGCGTCGCCGGCATCGCGGCGGGTCTCGTGACCTTCCTGATGCCAGGCCTGACCGCGTTCGTGCTGCTGATCTTCATCGCATGCTGGGCGATTTCGCTCGGCATCTTCCAGATCATCGGCGCGATCCGCCTGCGCAAGGAAATCGACAACGAGTGGCTGATCGGGCTGTCCGGCGCGCTCTCGGTGCTGTTCGGCGTCGTGCTGCTCGTCGCACCAGGGGCCGGTGCGCTCGGGCTGATTTGGGTGATTGGGTCCTACGCCATCGTGTTCGGTATCATGCTGGTGATGGAGGCCTTGAAGCTGAAGAAGCTTCACACCGCCTAG
- a CDS encoding DMT family transporter, whose amino-acid sequence MSAGANTQARIATAPSTRRENIPLAIFCIIASGAVFNCANAGSKWLVGTYPVGEVLFSRSLIALISMAIFILPSTGLAAYRTTRLRAHGMRACSQVGSQTMLLIAFSMMPLAGATAIMFSSPIFSTLASAYFLSERVGAVRWAVLLIGFLGVLVIAQPGADSFQIGALFALGNAVLFGTVVAGVRGMSTTESTETLIMYQLSLLTLAYAFFLPIGFVMPTGFDALVMIGSGIGNGAAQYLWTRAIHLAPTSAVVPFQYIQLVWAMLLGFAIWGDLPTAGLLAGSAIVIASGMFLFWHETRKVPVADAD is encoded by the coding sequence TTGAGCGCTGGCGCTAATACACAGGCGCGGATTGCGACCGCGCCGAGCACGCGCCGCGAAAACATTCCACTCGCAATTTTCTGCATCATCGCCTCGGGCGCCGTGTTCAACTGCGCCAACGCAGGTTCGAAATGGCTGGTCGGGACCTATCCGGTCGGCGAGGTCCTGTTCTCGCGCTCGCTGATCGCGCTCATCAGCATGGCGATCTTCATCCTGCCGAGCACGGGACTTGCCGCTTACCGCACCACGCGGCTGCGCGCGCACGGCATGCGCGCCTGCTCGCAGGTCGGCTCGCAGACCATGCTGTTGATCGCGTTCAGCATGATGCCGCTCGCCGGCGCGACCGCGATCATGTTCTCTTCGCCGATCTTCTCGACGCTCGCCTCGGCCTACTTCCTCAGCGAGCGGGTCGGCGCGGTGCGCTGGGCCGTGCTGCTGATCGGCTTTCTCGGCGTGCTGGTGATCGCGCAGCCGGGTGCGGACTCGTTCCAGATCGGCGCGTTGTTCGCGCTCGGCAACGCAGTTCTGTTCGGCACGGTGGTTGCCGGCGTACGCGGCATGTCGACAACCGAGTCGACCGAGACGCTGATCATGTACCAGCTCTCGCTGCTCACGCTCGCCTATGCGTTCTTTCTCCCGATCGGCTTCGTCATGCCGACCGGCTTCGACGCGCTGGTGATGATCGGCTCAGGGATCGGCAACGGCGCCGCGCAATACCTCTGGACGCGCGCGATCCATCTCGCGCCGACCTCTGCAGTCGTGCCGTTCCAGTACATCCAGCTCGTCTGGGCGATGCTGCTCGGCTTCGCGATCTGGGGCGACCTGCCGACCGCGGGCCTGCTGGCCGGCTCGGCGATCGTGATCGCCTCAGGGATGTTCCTGTTCTGGCACGAGACCCGCAAGGTGCCGGTGGCGGACGCCGACTAA